In Propionispora vibrioides, one genomic interval encodes:
- a CDS encoding nicotinate phosphoribosyltransferase: MSFEETLNLTMLADFYELTMANGYLEGGLENRIAYFDIFFRKIPDNGGFAIMAGVEQVIRYLDKLQFNEEDIAYLRSKELFSEKFLQYLSKFKFSCDVWMVPEGTPIFPHEPILTVRGPVIEAQFIETMLLLTINHQSLIATKANRIVRAAEGRPVMEFGSRRAQGYDGAIFGARASYIGGCVGTACTLAERDFNIPAFGTMAHSWVQMFPSELEAFRAYAQTYPYDCVFLVDTYNVLKSGVPNAIKIFDEELAPRGIRPKGIRLDSGDITYLSKQARKQLDRAGYPDCKIVVSNSLDEYIIRELLVQGAKVDSFGVGERLITSKSEPVFGAVYKLAAIEEDGIMTPKIKISENVEKLTNPGFKQVWRFFDRETGKAIADVITLADEEIDESRTYELFDPSHTWKRKRVTNFHARKLLVPAYVKGECVYDIPDLKTVRAYCQEQVDTLWDEVLRFENPHTYYVDLSKALWQLKEDLLAEYLIK; the protein is encoded by the coding sequence ATGAGCTTTGAAGAAACGCTGAATTTGACTATGCTGGCCGACTTTTATGAATTGACCATGGCCAATGGATATCTTGAGGGCGGTCTGGAGAACCGGATTGCCTATTTTGATATTTTTTTCCGGAAGATTCCTGATAACGGCGGCTTTGCCATTATGGCAGGCGTCGAGCAGGTGATCCGTTATTTGGACAAGCTCCAGTTTAACGAGGAAGATATTGCCTATTTGCGCAGTAAAGAATTATTTAGTGAGAAATTCCTACAATATTTAAGCAAATTTAAGTTTAGCTGTGATGTATGGATGGTGCCGGAGGGAACGCCGATATTCCCGCACGAACCTATCCTCACCGTTCGGGGACCTGTCATTGAAGCGCAGTTTATCGAAACCATGCTGCTCTTAACGATCAATCACCAAAGTCTGATTGCTACCAAGGCCAACCGGATAGTCCGGGCGGCGGAGGGCCGGCCGGTCATGGAGTTCGGCTCACGGCGGGCCCAGGGTTATGACGGGGCGATTTTTGGCGCCCGGGCCTCCTATATCGGCGGTTGCGTAGGCACGGCCTGCACGCTGGCGGAGCGGGATTTCAATATTCCGGCCTTTGGGACGATGGCCCATAGCTGGGTGCAGATGTTTCCCAGCGAACTAGAGGCGTTCCGGGCGTATGCGCAGACTTATCCTTACGACTGTGTATTCCTGGTTGACACCTATAACGTACTCAAATCCGGTGTGCCCAACGCCATTAAGATTTTTGATGAAGAACTGGCGCCCCGGGGTATCCGCCCCAAAGGAATACGTCTGGACAGCGGCGACATCACCTATTTGTCCAAGCAGGCCCGCAAGCAGCTGGACAGAGCTGGCTATCCTGATTGCAAAATCGTAGTATCCAATTCGCTTGATGAATATATTATCCGTGAATTGCTGGTCCAAGGAGCTAAAGTTGATTCCTTCGGAGTAGGGGAACGCCTCATCACCTCCAAGTCAGAGCCGGTGTTCGGTGCGGTCTATAAACTGGCGGCTATCGAAGAGGACGGGATTATGACACCGAAAATCAAGATCAGCGAAAATGTGGAAAAGCTGACCAACCCCGGTTTTAAACAGGTATGGCGCTTTTTTGACCGGGAAACCGGCAAAGCCATTGCCGATGTCATTACGCTGGCGGACGAGGAAATTGACGAAAGCCGTACCTATGAGCTGTTTGATCCATCACATACCTGGAAGCGCAAGCGGGTTACCAATTTCCACGCCAGAAAACTGTTGGTTCCGGCTTATGTGAAGGGCGAGTGTGTCTACGACATTCCCGACTTAAAGACCGTCCGGGCCTACTGCCAGGAGCAAGTGGATACCCTGTGGGATGAAGTTCTTCGGTTCGAAAATCCGCATACCTATTATGTCGATTTGTCCAAAGCCTTGTGGCAGTTAAAAGAAGATTTGCTGGCAGAGTACTTGATAAAATAA
- the gltB gene encoding glutamate synthase large subunit has translation MRSYNVPEKQGLYDPQFEHDACGMGFVVHMKGEKSNDILRQSLQALKNLTHRGGVGSEPDTGDGAGILLQIPHRFFLKVCADQHITLPPPGQYGVGMVFLPLQETLRHQYETSLEEIIQAEGQQLLGWRDVPVDPSCLGKTAHDCRPHIRQVFIAGAGLAPQEFEKKLFVIRKSAEKVAARLAAQAPEDFYVASLSSRTIVYKGMLKADQLERFYPDLTDPACETALALIHSRYSTNTFPSWPRAHPNRYMIHNGEINTLRGNVNQMHAREAMFKDSSFGNDLPKVLPVINQNGSDSAMFDNCAEFLLHAGMALPHVIMMMIPEPWTHHESMSDEKKAFYEYHSCLMEPWDGPAAMAFTDGTKIGAVLDRNGLRPSRYYVTTDDTVILASEVGVIDMPPEKIRQKERLHPGRMLLIDTEAGRMINDEELKHTMAASQPYREWLNQYMVSLDTLPAPEPAAAVDAATLVQQQKAFGYTYEELRIILTPMAKEAIEPIGAMGIDIPLAVLSEKPQLLFDYFKQLFAQVTNPPIDALREAIVTSTDILLGSEGNMLRPTAASCRRLKLATPILDNQALQKLKQLNLPGFKTATLSLLYPASPEKDGLAKAMAVLCDRAAAAIEAGANLLILSDRGINPQEAAIPSLLAVAGLHHHLIRTGLRNRASLILESGEPREIHHFACLLSYGVSAVNPYLAFASIEQLIDTGFLTGIPAAKAIANYCKAATKGVVKILSKMGISTIQSYHGAQIFEAVGLNVDFIDTYFTRTPSRIGGIGSQEIHRETQLRHRSAFPRSPFTAVELDSGGYYQYRRDGEHHLYNPETIHKLQYACRTGNYQTFKEYSRLLNDANQKRCTLRGLLQFKTATVIPLEEVETVESIVKKFKTGAMSFGSISQEAHETLAIAMNRLGGKSNTGEGGEDPARFTPDGNGDSRCSAIKQVASGRFGVTSEYLVSARELQIKMAQGAKPGEGGQLPGGKVYPWIAKVRHSTPGVGLISPPPHHDIYSIEDLKELIHDLKHANPQARISVKLVSEAGVGTIAAGVAKGLADVILISGYDGGTGASPRTSIRHAGLPWELGLAETHQTLLLNNLRSRVVLETDGKLMTGRDVAIAALLGAEEFGFATAPLVVLGCVMMRVCHLDTCPVGVATQNPQLRKKFTGDPQHVVNFMRFIAEELREIMAMLGIRRLEELVGRSDLLEMQPAIEHWKTKGLDYSGILHRPQVPATVGRYCQIPQNHALEQSLDRRVLLDLCRPALETGTAVTASLSIENTDRAVGAILGSELTRKYGAAGLPEDTIRLSFTGSAGQSFGAFVPRGITLLLEGDANDYTGKGLSGGKIIVRAPQNASFPPEDNIIIGNVAFYGATSGEAYINGVAGERFCVRNSGLHAVVEAVGDHGCEYMTGGRVVILGPTGRNFAAGMSGGIAYVLDEDRSFSRRCNQEMVELTGLTDEAEATQVKAMIQKHRDYTGSRRARYLLENWETFRTAFVKIIPKDYQRMLQAIERAYGKGLTGDEALMTAFEENHRDLARVGGN, from the coding sequence ATGAGAAGTTATAACGTACCGGAAAAGCAGGGACTGTATGACCCGCAATTCGAACATGATGCCTGCGGTATGGGCTTTGTCGTACATATGAAAGGAGAAAAATCCAACGACATACTCCGTCAGTCTTTACAAGCCCTGAAAAATCTTACTCATCGCGGCGGTGTTGGCAGCGAGCCGGATACCGGCGATGGCGCAGGGATTTTATTGCAAATCCCCCACCGTTTTTTTCTTAAGGTTTGCGCCGATCAGCATATCACGCTACCGCCGCCCGGCCAGTATGGCGTAGGTATGGTTTTCCTGCCTCTCCAGGAAACACTGCGCCACCAGTATGAAACCAGCCTGGAAGAAATCATTCAAGCAGAAGGACAGCAACTGTTGGGCTGGCGTGACGTTCCGGTCGACCCGTCCTGCCTGGGTAAGACGGCGCACGACTGCCGGCCGCACATCCGTCAGGTATTTATTGCCGGCGCGGGACTGGCACCACAGGAGTTTGAGAAAAAACTGTTTGTCATCCGCAAAAGCGCCGAGAAGGTGGCTGCCCGGCTGGCAGCACAAGCCCCGGAGGACTTTTATGTAGCCAGTCTGTCTTCCCGTACCATTGTCTATAAAGGCATGCTGAAGGCCGATCAGTTGGAACGCTTTTACCCCGATCTGACCGATCCCGCCTGCGAAACAGCGCTGGCGCTTATTCACTCCCGCTATAGCACCAATACTTTCCCCAGTTGGCCCAGAGCTCACCCCAACCGTTACATGATCCACAATGGCGAGATCAACACCCTGCGGGGCAACGTCAATCAAATGCACGCCCGGGAAGCCATGTTCAAAGACAGCAGCTTTGGCAATGATCTGCCCAAAGTACTGCCGGTCATCAATCAGAATGGCAGCGATTCAGCCATGTTTGACAATTGCGCGGAATTTCTGCTCCATGCAGGCATGGCACTGCCCCATGTGATCATGATGATGATCCCCGAACCGTGGACTCACCACGAAAGCATGAGTGATGAGAAAAAAGCCTTCTACGAATATCATAGCTGCCTGATGGAGCCGTGGGACGGCCCGGCGGCCATGGCCTTTACCGACGGCACGAAGATTGGCGCCGTACTGGACAGAAACGGTCTGCGCCCCTCCCGTTACTACGTCACTACCGATGATACCGTTATCCTAGCTTCCGAAGTGGGAGTTATTGATATGCCGCCGGAAAAAATCCGGCAAAAGGAACGGCTCCATCCGGGAAGAATGCTGCTCATCGACACCGAAGCAGGCCGCATGATCAACGACGAGGAACTGAAGCATACGATGGCTGCGAGTCAGCCTTACCGCGAATGGCTCAACCAGTACATGGTTTCGCTCGACACCCTGCCGGCACCGGAACCAGCCGCTGCTGTTGACGCGGCAACGCTCGTCCAGCAGCAAAAGGCCTTTGGCTATACCTATGAAGAGCTTCGCATCATTTTAACGCCCATGGCCAAAGAGGCCATTGAGCCGATCGGCGCTATGGGTATCGATATTCCACTGGCGGTTTTATCGGAAAAGCCGCAGCTTCTGTTCGACTATTTTAAACAGCTCTTTGCGCAAGTCACCAATCCACCGATTGACGCCCTGCGCGAGGCCATCGTAACCTCCACGGATATACTGCTGGGCTCGGAAGGCAATATGCTCCGGCCTACGGCCGCCAGCTGCCGCCGGCTTAAACTGGCCACACCCATTCTTGACAACCAGGCACTCCAAAAGTTAAAACAGCTTAACCTCCCCGGCTTTAAAACGGCCACCCTGTCCCTGCTCTATCCGGCTTCCCCGGAAAAAGACGGCTTGGCTAAGGCAATGGCGGTCCTCTGTGACCGGGCTGCTGCCGCCATTGAGGCTGGCGCCAATCTGCTCATCCTGTCCGACCGCGGTATCAACCCACAGGAGGCTGCAATTCCTTCCTTGCTGGCAGTCGCCGGTTTGCACCACCATTTAATCCGCACCGGTCTTAGAAACCGGGCCAGCCTGATTCTGGAATCGGGGGAACCGCGGGAAATTCACCATTTCGCCTGCCTGCTGAGTTACGGAGTATCAGCCGTCAATCCCTACCTTGCCTTTGCTTCGATTGAACAGTTGATTGACACGGGCTTTCTCACCGGTATTCCGGCGGCCAAGGCCATCGCCAACTACTGTAAAGCGGCCACCAAGGGAGTCGTCAAAATTCTTTCCAAAATGGGTATCTCCACCATCCAAAGCTACCATGGCGCTCAGATTTTTGAAGCCGTCGGGTTAAACGTCGATTTCATCGATACCTACTTTACCCGGACCCCCTCCCGCATTGGCGGCATCGGCAGCCAGGAAATCCACCGGGAAACACAGCTTCGCCACCGCAGCGCCTTTCCCCGCAGTCCTTTCACTGCGGTGGAATTGGACAGCGGCGGCTACTACCAATACCGTCGGGACGGCGAACATCATCTGTACAATCCGGAAACCATTCACAAGCTGCAATATGCCTGCCGCACCGGCAATTACCAGACCTTTAAGGAATATTCCCGGCTGCTCAACGACGCCAATCAAAAGCGCTGCACCCTGCGCGGGCTGCTGCAGTTTAAAACCGCTACAGTCATTCCACTGGAAGAGGTCGAAACGGTGGAAAGCATTGTAAAAAAATTCAAAACCGGCGCCATGTCATTCGGATCAATCAGTCAGGAAGCCCATGAAACGCTGGCCATCGCCATGAACCGGCTTGGCGGCAAAAGCAATACCGGCGAAGGTGGTGAAGACCCGGCCCGCTTCACACCCGATGGGAACGGCGATTCCCGCTGCAGCGCCATCAAGCAGGTGGCCTCCGGCCGCTTTGGCGTAACCAGCGAATACCTGGTCAGCGCCCGGGAGTTGCAAATTAAAATGGCCCAGGGAGCAAAACCGGGCGAAGGGGGCCAGCTCCCCGGCGGCAAAGTGTACCCCTGGATTGCCAAAGTGCGTCATTCCACGCCGGGTGTCGGACTGATCTCACCCCCGCCCCATCACGATATCTATTCCATTGAAGACTTAAAAGAGCTTATCCACGATCTGAAGCATGCCAACCCGCAGGCCCGGATCAGCGTTAAACTGGTTTCCGAGGCCGGCGTCGGCACCATTGCCGCCGGCGTGGCCAAAGGACTGGCCGATGTCATTTTAATCAGTGGCTACGACGGCGGCACAGGCGCGTCGCCACGGACCAGCATCCGCCATGCCGGACTCCCCTGGGAACTGGGCCTGGCTGAAACTCATCAGACGCTGCTCTTAAATAATCTGCGCAGCCGGGTGGTCCTGGAGACCGACGGTAAGCTGATGACCGGCCGTGATGTGGCTATTGCCGCACTGCTGGGCGCCGAGGAGTTCGGATTTGCCACGGCACCGCTGGTTGTTCTTGGTTGCGTCATGATGCGGGTTTGCCATCTCGATACCTGCCCGGTAGGGGTTGCTACACAAAACCCGCAGCTCAGGAAGAAATTTACCGGCGATCCACAGCATGTGGTGAATTTCATGCGGTTTATCGCCGAAGAATTGCGGGAAATCATGGCTATGCTCGGCATCAGGAGACTGGAAGAACTGGTGGGACGTTCCGACCTGCTGGAAATGCAGCCCGCCATTGAACATTGGAAAACCAAAGGACTGGACTATTCGGGTATATTACACCGGCCTCAGGTGCCGGCAACCGTCGGCCGCTATTGCCAGATACCACAGAACCACGCGCTGGAACAATCGCTGGACCGCCGGGTTTTACTGGACCTCTGCCGGCCGGCTTTAGAGACAGGGACTGCCGTGACGGCCAGCCTGTCGATCGAAAACACCGACCGCGCTGTAGGAGCCATTTTGGGCAGTGAACTGACCCGTAAATATGGCGCCGCCGGCCTGCCGGAAGATACCATCCGGCTCTCCTTCACCGGTTCGGCCGGACAGAGCTTCGGTGCCTTTGTGCCGCGCGGCATAACTTTGCTGCTGGAAGGGGACGCCAACGATTATACCGGCAAAGGGCTCTCGGGCGGCAAAATCATCGTCCGCGCCCCGCAAAACGCCAGCTTCCCGCCGGAAGACAACATCATTATCGGCAACGTCGCCTTCTATGGCGCCACTTCCGGCGAAGCTTACATCAACGGCGTAGCCGGCGAGCGGTTCTGCGTTCGCAACAGCGGCCTGCATGCCGTAGTGGAAGCAGTCGGTGACCATGGCTGCGAATACATGACCGGCGGCCGGGTCGTAATTCTCGGCCCCACCGGCCGGAATTTTGCGGCAGGCATGTCCGGCGGCATTGCTTACGTACTGGACGAAGACCGGAGTTTTTCGCGCCGCTGCAACCAGGAAATGGTCGAACTGACCGGCCTGACGGACGAGGCGGAAGCGACGCAGGTAAAAGCCATGATTCAAAAGCACCGGGATTACACCGGCAGTCGCCGGGCCCGGTACCTGCTGGAAAATTGGGAAACCTTCCGGACTGCTTTCGTCAAAATCATTCCCAAAGATTATCAGCGCATGCTGCAAGCCATTGAGCGCGCCTACGGCAAGGGCTTAACCGGTGACGAGGCCTTGATGACGGCCTTTGAAGAAAATCACCGCGATTTGGCCCGGGTCGGCGGAAATTGA
- a CDS encoding glutamate synthase subunit beta, which translates to MAKPTGFIEYERKVPADRPPLERVGDWSELHAGLPEEEQRLQGARCMDCGIPYCHSGLLISGAASGCPINNLIPEWNELIYRGLWKKALQRLLKTNNFPEFTGRVCPAPCEGSCTLGINEPMITIKANECAIIDRAYEQGWIKPQPPTVRTGKQVAVVGAGPAGLACADQLNQAGHTVTVFERRDRPGGLLMYGIPNMKLDKQVVLRRTRQMSDEGISIRTGVEIGKTLPATQLLQDFDAVVLCTGATKPRDLNAPGRENRGIHFAVDFLRANTKSLLDSNLADGQFISAHGKDVIVIGGGDTGTDCVGTAIRHGCKSVVQFEILPRPALERTVANPWPEWPKTLKTDYGQQEAIALFGHDPRAFAIMTKKIVGNADGQVKELHTVEVDWKKDDAGRFIPVEIPGSEKIWPAQLVLIAMGFLGPEEPLLNQLGIEQDGRSNIKTPDGSFATNQAKVFSAGDARRGQSLVVWAIQEGRAAARECDKYLMGYSDLP; encoded by the coding sequence ATGGCAAAACCGACTGGATTTATTGAATATGAACGAAAAGTACCGGCAGACCGGCCACCGTTGGAACGCGTCGGCGACTGGAGCGAACTGCACGCCGGACTGCCGGAAGAAGAGCAGCGCCTGCAGGGCGCCCGCTGCATGGACTGCGGCATACCCTACTGCCATTCGGGCCTGCTGATCAGTGGCGCCGCCTCTGGTTGTCCGATCAACAATCTCATTCCCGAATGGAACGAGCTGATTTACCGCGGTCTCTGGAAAAAAGCGCTGCAGCGGCTTCTAAAAACCAATAATTTTCCCGAATTCACCGGCCGGGTCTGCCCGGCTCCCTGTGAAGGTTCTTGCACCTTAGGCATCAATGAACCGATGATTACCATCAAAGCCAATGAATGCGCCATTATTGACCGCGCCTATGAACAAGGCTGGATCAAACCGCAGCCGCCGACTGTACGGACCGGCAAGCAAGTAGCTGTTGTCGGCGCAGGCCCGGCCGGCCTTGCCTGCGCCGACCAGTTAAATCAGGCTGGGCACACCGTAACCGTCTTTGAACGACGCGACCGGCCCGGCGGCCTCTTGATGTATGGCATACCCAACATGAAACTGGATAAGCAGGTAGTCCTGCGCCGTACCCGGCAAATGTCTGATGAGGGAATCAGCATCCGCACCGGCGTGGAAATCGGCAAAACACTTCCCGCCACCCAATTGCTGCAGGACTTTGATGCTGTCGTCCTCTGTACCGGCGCTACCAAGCCGAGGGATCTCAACGCGCCGGGCCGTGAAAACCGTGGCATCCACTTTGCCGTAGATTTTTTGCGGGCCAATACGAAAAGTCTGCTGGATTCCAATCTGGCAGACGGACAATTTATCTCTGCCCACGGCAAAGATGTCATCGTCATCGGTGGCGGCGACACCGGCACCGACTGCGTGGGAACCGCCATCCGTCACGGCTGCAAAAGTGTCGTCCAATTTGAAATCCTGCCTCGCCCGGCCTTGGAAAGAACTGTTGCCAATCCCTGGCCGGAATGGCCTAAGACACTCAAAACCGATTACGGCCAGCAAGAAGCCATCGCCCTATTCGGCCATGATCCGCGTGCCTTCGCCATTATGACCAAAAAGATTGTTGGCAATGCGGACGGCCAGGTCAAAGAACTGCATACTGTGGAAGTAGACTGGAAGAAAGATGATGCCGGAAGATTTATTCCGGTTGAAATCCCCGGCTCCGAAAAAATCTGGCCGGCTCAATTAGTCCTCATAGCCATGGGTTTTCTTGGTCCGGAAGAGCCTTTGCTCAACCAGTTGGGGATCGAGCAGGATGGCCGCAGCAATATAAAAACACCGGATGGCAGCTTTGCCACCAATCAGGCGAAAGTATTTTCTGCCGGTGACGCCCGGCGCGGTCAAAGCCTGGTGGTCTGGGCTATCCAGGAAGGACGCGCCGCCGCCAGGGAATGCGATAAGTACCTAATGGGTTATTCCGACCTGCCGTAG
- a CDS encoding methyl-accepting chemotaxis protein: MFINRKVQTKVLLLSAVMLVIVCIIGGFGYFYIAQSKQSIDSIYYNNLLATQYLNDASNQLRAMEVDATHVILLRQKPVSKTLLADLERKAAAMAEDIQKLKQVKQSEKAIAVITQVESDLTKYRENIRQAESLQLAGRQDEVLVTLLSVKHIADAFAELTPDNVSQAKKLLSQNDSSFKTSVTLFVLIILVSLIVGGVLTSLISRSISKPLEIAIKHLDHVARRDFGQSIPSQLLERRDEVGNIVRAIATMKQSLTDTILKIKDKSQTTVSDVGYVQQLIEELDANTRDISASAMESSSRIEESAAAAQEIKKLSDSLEGDIDSIVQHAQDGEVYAEQINERAAKLKESSLAATQLADQVYKETKEHLAAAIEEAKIVSQINMLSEDILKISSQTNLLALNAAIEAARAGEAGKGFSVVAEEVRKLAEQSNMTAGRIQQITNSVLISVNNLSKGSFGILEFIDNIVKKDYEAMEVTAQKYSEDAKYMKQMASASNLSSQGLANSVRTIVRSMEEIAQATMYNAEENVRITEKVTDIATQSGTILSKTTEFQLSSSDVLAEVSLFSIQ; this comes from the coding sequence ATGTTTATCAACCGGAAAGTACAAACCAAGGTGTTGCTATTGTCTGCGGTCATGCTGGTCATTGTTTGTATTATTGGTGGATTTGGATATTTTTACATAGCCCAGTCCAAACAATCTATAGATTCTATTTACTACAATAATTTGCTGGCAACACAATATTTAAATGACGCCAGTAATCAATTGCGGGCGATGGAAGTCGACGCTACCCATGTTATTCTGTTAAGGCAAAAACCGGTCAGTAAGACCCTGCTTGCCGATTTGGAGCGAAAGGCAGCGGCTATGGCGGAGGATATTCAAAAACTGAAACAGGTAAAACAGAGTGAAAAGGCTATAGCGGTAATAACCCAGGTGGAAAGTGATTTAACTAAATACCGGGAGAATATCCGCCAGGCAGAGTCGCTGCAGCTTGCCGGTAGGCAGGATGAGGTCTTAGTGACGCTATTGTCTGTCAAACATATTGCCGATGCCTTTGCGGAACTGACTCCCGATAATGTCAGTCAGGCGAAAAAATTGCTCAGTCAAAATGACAGTTCTTTTAAAACTTCGGTGACACTGTTCGTTCTTATCATACTGGTAAGTCTTATTGTGGGAGGTGTATTGACCTCTTTAATTTCCCGGAGTATTTCCAAGCCGTTGGAAATTGCTATTAAACATTTGGATCATGTGGCGAGAAGAGATTTTGGCCAGAGCATTCCGTCCCAGTTGCTGGAGCGCCGGGATGAAGTCGGCAATATTGTCAGGGCTATCGCTACGATGAAACAATCGTTGACGGATACCATTCTTAAAATCAAGGATAAATCACAAACGACAGTGAGCGATGTAGGCTATGTTCAACAGTTAATTGAAGAACTGGATGCCAATACCAGGGATATTTCAGCATCAGCCATGGAAAGCTCTTCCCGGATTGAGGAATCGGCAGCGGCAGCTCAGGAAATAAAAAAGCTGTCGGACAGCCTGGAAGGTGATATTGACAGTATTGTCCAGCATGCTCAGGATGGGGAAGTGTATGCCGAGCAGATTAACGAGCGGGCTGCAAAATTGAAGGAATCGTCTTTGGCGGCAACGCAGCTTGCCGACCAGGTATATAAGGAGACAAAAGAGCATTTGGCAGCGGCGATTGAAGAGGCGAAAATTGTTAGCCAGATTAATATGCTGTCGGAAGATATTTTGAAGATATCGTCGCAGACTAATTTGCTGGCTTTAAATGCTGCTATTGAAGCGGCCCGAGCCGGTGAAGCCGGTAAAGGATTTTCCGTGGTGGCCGAGGAAGTCCGGAAACTGGCGGAACAATCCAATATGACTGCCGGACGGATTCAGCAAATAACAAACAGTGTGCTGATTTCAGTCAATAATTTATCGAAAGGCTCATTTGGCATTTTGGAATTCATCGATAATATTGTAAAGAAGGATTATGAGGCAATGGAGGTTACCGCGCAAAAGTACAGTGAAGATGCAAAATATATGAAGCAGATGGCCTCTGCCTCCAACCTTTCTTCGCAAGGCTTGGCTAACTCTGTTCGCACGATTGTGCGGTCTATGGAGGAAATTGCCCAGGCAACCATGTATAATGCGGAAGAAAATGTGAGGATTACGGAAAAAGTGACTGATATTGCCACGCAATCGGGTACTATTCTTTCTAAAACCACTGAGTTTCAGCTCAGTAGTTCCGATGTGCTGGCAGAGGTTTCTTTGTTTTCTATTCAATAA